Below is a genomic region from Drosophila kikkawai strain 14028-0561.14 chromosome X, DkikHiC1v2, whole genome shotgun sequence.
TATTTGCAATATATTACAGTTCGCCGCCTGGCCCTGGCCACTGGCTCGCAGAAGGTGTCACCATCATGGAAAGTACACATTGCCTCGGTCAACAATTTCCCCACTGCCGCTGGACTAGCATCTAGCGCTGCTGGTTATGCCTGCCTGGTGTATTCCCTAGCCCGTCTCTATGAAATTCCATTTAGCGATGAGCTAACCACTGTGGCTCGGCAGGGCAGTGGGTCAGCATGCCGCAGTTTGTTCGGCGGATTTGTTCAATGGCATCGTGGTGTCCTGGACAATGGCACCGACTCTGTGGCCAAACAAATCGTATCGTCTCAGCATTGGCCCAACATGCACGTTCTCATTTTGGTGGTGAATGACCAGCGCAAGAAAACCGCATCTACCAGGGGAATGCAGAATGCTGTGAATACGTCGACGCTCCTTCATCATCGCGCCGATAAAGTGGTTCCCGAGAGGATAAATCAACTGAGGGAGGCCATTCAAAATCGTGACTTTCAGACTTTTGGAGAGATAACAATGAGGGACTCAAATCAGTTTCATGCAATTGCCATGGACACCTATCCGCCGTGCGTGTACATGAACGACGTGTCCCACGAGATTGTATCGTTTGTGCATTCCTACAACAATGCAATGGGATCCCTACATGCGGCGTACACCTTCGATGCCGGGCCGAATGCCTGTTTGTACGTTTTGGCGGAACACGTCCCCCAGCTGGTTGACGCCATTCAGAAGGTATTTCCCAGTGACCTAATGGACAGTGCCGAATACCTACGGGGCCTACCCATTTCCCCCGAACATCTGGAGACTTCTCAAAGCAATAAAATTGAGTCGCTGGGCATTGAGCCCAAGAAGAATTCCATCAAGTATATAATTCATACGGAGATTGGTCAAGGACCAAGTCAATTGGGAGAAGAAAGTAGTCTACTGATAAACGGGCTTCCACAGAACCAAAAATAATACTGCTtgactgtttttttttatataaaattttgtaCGAATTCTACGCTATTGtgaaattttgcaaaaatttgCTGGCAAAAATCGGGTTTATGGTAACGATaacgatttttgtttttgaatgTTGTTATCTggataaattataaaaagttgttaaataaatcttttggGGAATccatatttttaacatttgtattatttaattaaacaacatATATCGAAGTGCCGATTGATGACGCAAAAAAGCTCAAACGATGTAATGATCATCACAtgaaacgaaatcgaaaacaCTTCGACCAGCTGAATTCGTATACATACATCATGCTATGCATTTCGTCAGATGTAGATGTACATAGAGTTCATTCATACGCCTGTCCACCTCGAAGATGTATGATTTTAGCTTGTGGCATTTATTTGATAAACATTCAATGTGTCCCTGATATATAGACCTTTTTGTGTGCATGTATGCGCCGacacaattatttaaatgcttGGTAATCGGTCTTTTTTCATACAACTACATACAGAGTGAAACTTTAtttaacaacaataaaaatatttgtgtatggatgtatgtatatttatatatattatatatttcttggttttcacttttttttaatgttgttgGTAGCTTTAAGAGAAGAAATAATCTTGAATTTTGCGTATATTTATGTAGTGCTGCTTCACCGGGGAGcaacaatattatttttgttatataacTGTGTGTGATGCCAGCACTGCCAGCCGGTTCTGCTCTGCTCTTCTAGTTGATGTACGTAGCATCTCTCCCGGCTAACCGCTATTTAACCTCTATCTCTGCTACTGACGCGGGGTCTGTCGGTTGTATTTAATCCTTACTCTGCATGTACTTGATCAAGTCGATGACGCGGTTGGAGTATCCAAACTCGTTGTCATACCAGGAGATGAGCTTGACGAACTTGTCGTTGAGAGAGATGCCAGCCTTGGCGTCGAAGACCGAGGAGTGGGTGTCGCTGAGGAAGTCGGTGGAGACAACCTCCTCGTCGGTGTAGCCGAGAATTCCCTTCAGTGGACCGTTGGCAGCCTCCTGCACCTTGGCCTTAATTTCATCATAGGAAGCGCCCTTGCCCAGGCGGACAGTCAGATCGACAACGGACACATTGGGGGTGGGGACACGGAAAGCCATGCCAGTCAACTTGCCGTTGAGAGCTGGGATGACCTTTCCGACGGCCTTAGCGGCACCAGTCGAAGCCGGGATGATGTTCTGGGCAGCGCCACGGCCATCACGCCACAACTTTCCAGATGGGCCATCGACGGTCTTCTGGGTAGCAGTGGTGGCATGCACAGTGGTCATCAGGCCCTCCACAATCTCGAAGTTATCGTTAATAACCTTGGCCAGAGGAGCCAGACAGTTGGTGGTGCAGGAAGCGTTCGACACAACCTTCATGTCCGGGCTGTAGGCATCCAGATTCACACCGCACACAAACATGGGTGCATCGGCAGAGGGAGCCGAGATGACGACCTTCTTGGCACCGCCCTTCAAGTGAACGGACGCCTTATCGAGGGTGGTGAACACTCCAGTCGATTCCACAACGTATTCAGCGCCAGCGCTGGCCCAGTTGATGTTAGCGGGGTCGCGTTCGCTGAAGACGGTGATCTTCTTGCCGTTGACGACCAGGAATCCGCCCTCGGCGGAAACAGTTCCCTTGAAACGTCCGTGAGTGGAGTCAAACTTGAACAGGTAAACCATGTAGCTGACATCGATGAAAGGATCGTTGACGGCCACAACGGTGGCGCCCTTGTCGATGGCGGCACGCAGCACCAGACGGCCAATGCGTCCAAATCCGTTAATACCAATCTTCGACATGATTATAGCTTGTTTTCTTCACTTTTGCTccctagaaaaaaaatacaagttgATTTACAGATGTGTGGGAGTGCGGCTTCTACAAAAAGCAATACCGTTTAGTTCGCTAGCAAGGAATCGACTGCGCTAGCGGAGAAATTCGTTGAAGTAAGCTTTTTTAGCAATTTTCAAAGTCAGATGAAGGACGTTGATGTCAAACGAAATGAAGACAGAAAGGTGCTTTTACTCTCACCACTCTCAAAGCTCCAGGGCTACCCAGTAAACATAGCACTGGGTTCTTTtctaaatgcatttaaatctTTTAGCAAAAACGTGCTCTATTCCAATTACTTCATTTTACAATACTcgatagaaaaacaaaaaaatcattaatgTCACTGGCGCAGAgttgatttttatattgtttacgACACTTGGAACTTTTCAGGTTTGTGTGTCTAAAAAGTGTTTGTTGTGTTAACCGCCACTTGCCAATTTTAAGAGCTTTTAGAGAGCGAGAGAATTTGCGGTGCGGTGCGTGACACTCTCACACATACACAggtatttttacaaatatgtattttaaacATGCCGAAAAATACAGTAtgtaataataacaaatttgaTGTAATTTCGCCGATAACTTTTCCGACagatttaaatgcatttttggcaatGTACGATAAATTACATCCATATGTAATGTTTGTCAGCCATGAGAGTGAGTGAGAGGCACATATGAGATGAGAAAAGAAAGCGCTAGAAATGaatatttgtatgtatgtgtgcaaatatgtatatgtatgtatgtatttaccaGCGGAAGCGGATGAACTCTGTATGACCTTTGCTAAACCCGgattattaattgtttaatctCTCCTGTGCACATACGAAAAATGAAGATGATACGAATGTACTTACATTTTCCCTTTCATTTGTACAtcatacataaatatgtaaacatGTATGCACGTATGGACGTACATGTTCGTTTACCCTATTACTTtagctttatttaaattttatgtttttgcaCTGAAGTGCAATAAACATCAATGATTTTGCAATACAATATACAagtgtacatacatacacacatatgtatgtttgtgAATAGCTCCATCTATTCaagattataaaatatttgtattatagtCCAAATTTCAGGGAACAGCACAATGGATCACAGCTTAGCTTGGAAACATACATATTATAACTCGAGGAATCTGAAAAAGCTCTTCAAATTAAATACTACATAACTACCAGTATAGAATAACTGTAGAATTTATTAATTCcagtaatttattattatagttAGCACTTAAGATAACGTTATACATTTGTATGGCTTGCTTCTAGTCTCTGAAACCCATCTaaaattgtttctttttcgGGGTCCAAGTTAATAGGAAATGATAAAAACGTGATAATGACATTAATCATGAGTTTATTTCGATTGATCAGATTATACAAGtgaatgtaaaaaaaaagatgtaaaaaatatttgttgtgTAACAATGCATAATAGTTTTAttgcaaaaatacaaaaatgcaGTTTGTATGCGAAGAATAAATTGGTTGCcttcattaaatattatatatattaaatatatatatgctagcAAGCAAGCATATactgtatgtacatacaattTTAgtgtataatataaaatgatatAATTCATACTGGATCATAAATGTTGCAAAAGAGATTTTTTAAATCGAACCAAAGCGATCGTATTTTcccattattttttgtttctcaaAGTTAAGGGAACGTGGGAGACAGGAGAG
It encodes:
- the Gapdh2 gene encoding glyceraldehyde-3-phosphate dehydrogenase 2, which gives rise to MSKIGINGFGRIGRLVLRAAIDKGATVVAVNDPFIDVSYMVYLFKFDSTHGRFKGTVSAEGGFLVVNGKKITVFSERDPANINWASAGAEYVVESTGVFTTLDKASVHLKGGAKKVVISAPSADAPMFVCGVNLDAYSPDMKVVSNASCTTNCLAPLAKVINDNFEIVEGLMTTVHATTATQKTVDGPSGKLWRDGRGAAQNIIPASTGAAKAVGKVIPALNGKLTGMAFRVPTPNVSVVDLTVRLGKGASYDEIKAKVQEAANGPLKGILGYTDEEVVSTDFLSDTHSSVFDAKAGISLNDKFVKLISWYDNEFGYSNRVIDLIKYMQSKD
- the Mvd gene encoding diphosphomevalonate decarboxylase, whose protein sequence is MFSVTCVAPVNIALIKYWGKRHEDLILPVNDSLSMTLSTNELCAKTTITASKSFEHNRMWLNGEEVSIEESSRLTRCLKEVRRLALATGSQKVSPSWKVHIASVNNFPTAAGLASSAAGYACLVYSLARLYEIPFSDELTTVARQGSGSACRSLFGGFVQWHRGVLDNGTDSVAKQIVSSQHWPNMHVLILVVNDQRKKTASTRGMQNAVNTSTLLHHRADKVVPERINQLREAIQNRDFQTFGEITMRDSNQFHAIAMDTYPPCVYMNDVSHEIVSFVHSYNNAMGSLHAAYTFDAGPNACLYVLAEHVPQLVDAIQKVFPSDLMDSAEYLRGLPISPEHLETSQSNKIESLGIEPKKNSIKYIIHTEIGQGPSQLGEESSLLINGLPQNQK